A window of the Streptomyces albireticuli genome harbors these coding sequences:
- a CDS encoding peptidase inhibitor family I36 protein — protein MKRLTAFLAATLISTGAVLATSATVQAADCRSGYFCVWTNANFDGMKIEHSGDDHWWEGDMFKHDSSWANHGVSGPGVKDHVKVYEGRKLLGRVNLCLAPGQEVGYRGT, from the coding sequence ATGAAGCGCCTCACCGCTTTCCTCGCCGCCACCCTGATCTCCACCGGCGCCGTCCTGGCCACCTCGGCCACCGTTCAGGCGGCGGACTGCCGCAGCGGCTACTTCTGCGTCTGGACGAACGCGAACTTCGACGGCATGAAGATCGAGCACAGCGGCGACGACCACTGGTGGGAGGGCGACATGTTCAAGCACGACTCCTCCTGGGCGAACCACGGCGTCTCCGGGCCGGGTGTCAAGGACCACGTGAAGGTCTACGAGGGCCGCAAGCTGCTGGGGCGTGTCAACCTCTGTCTGGCCCCCGGCCAGGAGGTCGGCTACAGGGGGACGTGA
- a CDS encoding PP2C family protein-serine/threonine phosphatase, with amino-acid sequence MRSPSAGPTGVWRWCLRHVGWLPLLLLVGGALLDYHTAPHFSAEALYTAAPMTAAALLSLRATVLAGIGACVADFALLTHFGFMDDSGGRSELAAVATVSAFAVLVNRLMYYSDVRLQSARKVALAVQSAVLPEPPASVGSFRIAVRYQAAVRDAQIGGDLYGVQDTPYGVRCLVGDVRGKGMDAVKAVDVALGVFREAADDEPTLVGVAARLERALRREADRRAGLERTEGFVTGALAEIPHSGGELRLVNRGHPAPLLLHGGRVRCAEPSEPALPLGLAGLGTGEDRIDTVPFPQGSTLLLYTDGLTEARDRAGVFYDPVAGLTGREFPGPDALLDALLTDVSRHTGGCISDDMALLAVTWDAGPGSA; translated from the coding sequence GTGAGGTCACCGAGTGCGGGCCCTACCGGCGTGTGGCGCTGGTGCCTGCGTCATGTGGGGTGGCTGCCGCTCCTCCTGCTCGTCGGAGGCGCCCTCCTCGATTACCACACCGCTCCGCACTTCAGCGCCGAGGCGCTGTACACGGCCGCGCCGATGACGGCCGCCGCGCTGCTGTCGCTGCGGGCGACGGTCCTGGCGGGCATCGGCGCCTGTGTCGCCGACTTCGCGCTGCTCACCCATTTCGGCTTCATGGACGATTCGGGCGGGCGGAGCGAGCTGGCGGCGGTCGCGACCGTCTCGGCCTTCGCCGTCCTCGTCAACCGCCTCATGTACTACAGCGACGTGCGGCTCCAGTCGGCGCGCAAGGTCGCGCTCGCCGTGCAGAGCGCCGTGCTGCCCGAGCCGCCGGCCTCGGTCGGGTCCTTCCGGATCGCGGTGCGCTACCAGGCGGCGGTGCGGGACGCGCAGATCGGCGGCGACCTGTACGGCGTGCAGGACACCCCGTACGGGGTGCGCTGCCTGGTGGGCGACGTACGGGGCAAGGGCATGGACGCGGTCAAGGCGGTGGACGTGGCGCTGGGGGTGTTCCGGGAGGCGGCCGACGACGAGCCCACGCTCGTGGGGGTCGCGGCCAGGCTGGAGCGGGCGCTGCGGCGGGAGGCGGACCGGCGGGCGGGGCTGGAGCGGACCGAGGGGTTCGTCACCGGCGCCCTGGCCGAGATCCCGCACTCGGGCGGGGAGCTGCGACTGGTCAACCGCGGCCACCCGGCGCCGCTGCTGCTGCACGGCGGCCGGGTGCGCTGCGCGGAACCGTCGGAGCCCGCCCTTCCGCTGGGGCTCGCGGGGCTGGGCACCGGCGAGGACCGCATCGACACGGTGCCGTTCCCCCAGGGGTCGACCCTTCTGCTGTACACCGACGGGCTCACCGAGGCGCGCGACCGGGCCGGGGTCTTCTACGACCCCGTCGCCGGGCTGACCGGGCGTGAGTTCCCGGGGCCGGACGCGCTGCTCGACGCACTTCTCACGGATGTCAGCAGGCACACGGGCGGCTGCATCTCCGACGACATGGCACTGCTCGCGGTGACATGGGACGCCGGCCCCGGGAGCGCGTGA
- a CDS encoding trypsin-like peptidase domain-containing protein, giving the protein MLRALRALGLAALLAVVPLAAATPSASADARTAVGGGTGLIFRISPTPEAPTSYQICTLTAVGRDTAGNLVGLTNAHCFIDDKGNKLVGEKVYRDSSPAGTAAAPAPLTDSRPDLEAGVIGTVTYVSTPNNLLNTGPKGLDYAVIKLDESRVAPTATVGGVTISSIGAPPANGVRMCKEGHRTGLTCGIKLGTNGMWFTHLIWTNGGDSGSPVVVGQTLVGNAWGAQHSSPILSIIAEMNANGGVGAGFHLAT; this is encoded by the coding sequence ATGCTGCGCGCGTTGCGTGCCCTCGGCCTCGCCGCCCTCCTGGCGGTCGTGCCTCTCGCCGCCGCCACCCCGTCCGCGAGCGCGGACGCCCGCACGGCCGTCGGTGGCGGCACCGGACTCATCTTCCGGATCTCGCCGACCCCGGAGGCGCCCACCAGCTATCAGATATGCACCCTCACCGCGGTCGGCCGTGACACGGCCGGCAACCTGGTGGGCCTGACCAACGCCCACTGCTTCATCGACGACAAGGGCAACAAGCTGGTCGGCGAGAAGGTCTACCGCGACTCCTCGCCCGCGGGCACGGCCGCGGCCCCGGCACCGCTCACCGACAGCCGCCCCGACCTGGAGGCGGGCGTCATCGGCACGGTGACGTACGTCAGCACGCCCAACAACCTGCTCAACACCGGGCCCAAGGGCCTGGACTACGCGGTGATCAAGCTGGACGAGAGCAGAGTCGCGCCCACCGCGACCGTCGGCGGGGTGACCATCAGCTCGATCGGAGCCCCGCCCGCCAACGGCGTCCGCATGTGCAAGGAAGGCCACCGCACCGGCCTCACCTGCGGCATCAAGCTGGGCACCAACGGCATGTGGTTCACCCACCTCATCTGGACCAACGGCGGTGACTCCGGTTCCCCCGTCGTGGTCGGCCAGACGCTGGTCGGCAACGCCTGGGGCGCCCAGCACAGCTCGCCGATCCTGAGCATCATCGCCGAGATGAACGCCAACGGCGGCGTCGGCGCGGGCTTCCACCTCGCGACCTGA
- the rsgA gene encoding ribosome small subunit-dependent GTPase A: MASVSHDLSTLGWDDGFAASLKPDHLPARVTRVDRGTCDVLTADGEARAAHSGALKRAAAADPVALPCVGDWVALQGEIQEVLPRRTAIVRAGVTPGVSHGQVLAANVDVVYIAEPAVPGVDLGRIERFLALAWESGAQPVVLVTKADLASVDLSEVEAAAPGATVRAVSSATGEGLEEVRLPAGRTAVLLGRSGAGKSTLVNALAGAGRMATQEIRAADGRGRHTTVHRQLLVLPDGGLIIDTPGLRSVGLYDAEEGLTQVFSEIEELAARCRFHDCVHEAEPGCAVLAAVEEGELPERRLASWRKLQREAAWAASRTDARLRAEKTREWKIIHKSMRGRNRP; encoded by the coding sequence TTGGCTTCTGTCTCTCACGACCTTTCCACTCTCGGCTGGGACGACGGCTTCGCCGCGTCCCTGAAGCCGGATCACCTTCCCGCGCGGGTCACGCGCGTCGACCGTGGCACGTGTGACGTGCTCACCGCCGACGGCGAGGCACGCGCGGCCCACAGCGGCGCGCTCAAGCGGGCCGCCGCCGCCGACCCGGTCGCGCTCCCCTGCGTGGGCGACTGGGTGGCCCTCCAGGGCGAGATCCAGGAGGTCCTGCCGCGCCGGACCGCGATCGTCCGCGCCGGTGTCACCCCGGGCGTCTCGCACGGCCAGGTACTGGCCGCCAACGTGGACGTCGTCTACATCGCCGAACCGGCCGTGCCCGGGGTCGACCTGGGCCGGATCGAACGTTTCCTGGCCCTGGCCTGGGAGAGCGGCGCCCAGCCGGTGGTGCTGGTCACCAAGGCCGACCTCGCCTCGGTGGACCTCTCCGAGGTGGAGGCGGCCGCGCCCGGGGCGACCGTCCGGGCGGTCTCGTCGGCCACGGGCGAAGGCCTGGAGGAGGTGCGGCTCCCGGCCGGCCGGACGGCCGTCCTGCTCGGCAGGTCCGGCGCGGGCAAGTCGACGCTCGTCAACGCCCTGGCCGGGGCCGGTCGCATGGCCACCCAGGAGATCCGGGCGGCCGACGGGCGCGGCCGGCACACCACCGTCCACCGCCAGCTGCTGGTCCTCCCCGACGGCGGCCTGATCATCGACACGCCCGGACTGCGCAGCGTCGGGCTCTACGACGCCGAGGAAGGCCTGACCCAGGTCTTCTCGGAGATCGAGGAGCTGGCCGCCCGGTGCCGGTTCCACGACTGCGTCCACGAGGCGGAGCCGGGCTGCGCGGTGCTGGCGGCGGTCGAGGAGGGTGAGCTGCCCGAACGGCGGCTGGCCTCCTGGCGCAAGCTCCAGCGGGAGGCGGCCTGGGCGGCCTCCCGCACCGACGCCCGGCTGAGGGCGGAGAAGACCCGCGAATGGAAGATCATCCACAAGTCCATGCGCGGGAGGAACCGCCCGTAG
- the proP gene encoding glycine betaine/L-proline transporter ProP, with protein sequence MLRTLLRRRKKSLSIEDVTVTDRPEVRRAVLAAALGNMMEWFDFGVYAYMAVTLGKVFFPSSSSGAQVISTFATFAAAFLVRPLGGLVFGPLGDRIGRQRVLAATMIMMAVSTFAVGFLPAYATAGFVAPLLLLVCRLVQGFSTGGEYAGATTYIAEYAPDTRRGFLGSWLDFGTFVGYALGSGLVTVLTVVLGTDGMTDWGWRLPFLVAGPLGLIGLYMRMRLEETPAFRAETEAARERTAGAGTGDDEVEEARQSGRGRLKEIFTGHWQAVLICMGLVVVYNVTSYMVTSYLPTYMTQTLGEDPTTAQLLILGTMVLVALTITVVGRSSDLWGRRPMFMAGSAALIALAVPSMLLVRAGGALLPAFGCLILGLLLVCFAGTSAATLPALFPTRLRYGALSVSYNISVSLFGGTTPLAVSALLESTRDTMVPAYYLMAAGAIGLVSAFFLHETAGRPLRGSGPMVETPEEARLLVAGSRTEAGRHARDIWMRLRHPGRRHHDEH encoded by the coding sequence ATGCTCCGCACCTTGCTGCGGCGTCGCAAGAAGTCGCTGAGCATCGAGGACGTCACGGTCACCGACCGCCCCGAGGTCCGCCGGGCGGTGCTCGCGGCCGCGCTGGGCAACATGATGGAGTGGTTCGACTTCGGGGTGTACGCCTATATGGCGGTCACCCTGGGGAAGGTCTTCTTCCCCTCCAGTTCGTCCGGCGCGCAGGTCATCTCCACCTTCGCCACCTTCGCGGCCGCCTTCCTCGTCCGGCCGCTCGGCGGCCTGGTCTTCGGGCCGCTCGGCGACCGCATCGGGCGCCAGCGGGTGCTCGCCGCCACGATGATCATGATGGCGGTGAGCACCTTCGCCGTCGGCTTCCTGCCGGCCTACGCGACGGCCGGGTTCGTCGCACCGCTGCTGCTGCTCGTCTGCCGTCTGGTGCAGGGCTTCTCGACGGGCGGCGAGTACGCAGGGGCCACCACGTACATCGCCGAGTACGCGCCCGACACCCGCCGTGGATTCCTGGGCAGCTGGCTCGACTTCGGGACGTTCGTCGGTTACGCGCTGGGGTCGGGTCTGGTGACGGTGCTCACCGTGGTCCTGGGGACGGACGGGATGACGGACTGGGGATGGCGGCTGCCGTTCCTGGTCGCCGGGCCGCTCGGGCTGATCGGCCTGTACATGCGGATGCGCCTGGAGGAGACGCCCGCCTTCCGCGCGGAGACCGAGGCCGCGCGGGAGCGTACGGCCGGGGCCGGCACGGGGGACGACGAGGTGGAGGAGGCGCGCCAGTCCGGCCGCGGGCGGCTCAAGGAGATCTTCACCGGGCACTGGCAGGCGGTGCTGATCTGCATGGGCCTGGTGGTCGTCTACAACGTCACCAGCTACATGGTCACCTCGTACCTGCCGACGTACATGACCCAGACGCTCGGCGAGGACCCCACGACCGCGCAGTTGCTGATCCTCGGCACCATGGTCCTGGTGGCCCTGACCATCACGGTGGTGGGCCGCTCCTCCGACCTCTGGGGGCGCAGGCCGATGTTCATGGCGGGCAGCGCCGCCCTGATCGCGCTCGCCGTCCCCTCGATGCTCCTGGTCCGGGCCGGCGGGGCCCTCCTCCCCGCCTTCGGCTGCCTGATCCTCGGGCTGCTGCTGGTGTGCTTCGCGGGGACCTCCGCCGCGACGCTGCCGGCGCTCTTCCCGACCCGGCTGCGTTACGGGGCGCTGTCCGTCTCGTACAACATCTCCGTGTCGCTCTTCGGCGGCACCACTCCCCTGGCGGTGTCCGCCCTCCTCGAGTCGACGCGCGACACCATGGTTCCCGCGTACTACCTGATGGCGGCGGGGGCGATCGGGCTCGTCTCGGCGTTCTTCCTCCACGAGACGGCGGGCCGGCCGCTGCGCGGCTCGGGGCCGATGGTGGAGACGCCGGAGGAGGCACGGCTGCTGGTCGCCGGCAGCCGGACAGAAGCCGGCCGGCACGCCAGGGACATCTGGATGCGTCTGCGGCACCCGGGGCGCCGGCATCACGACGAGCACTGA
- a CDS encoding FMN-binding negative transcriptional regulator, protein MLVHPWDAALDAAEWRGWIDDGHDFGQLVVNGVPGEPPAVVPTHFCADGTTLLVHLARPNPVWRALERDPRVVLSVVGDYAFVPGTWRAPAGTPPEDGVPTSYYSAVQFTCRAEIVDGAADKAELLRRQLAHFQPAGDHADVHPGRPPYGRMLPGIRGLRLHVSSVLAKFKYDDHKPLRHRESVADRLSARDQGLDAPAARRQRRRLDRVGAWDPEGR, encoded by the coding sequence ATGCTCGTACACCCCTGGGACGCCGCCCTCGACGCCGCCGAGTGGCGCGGCTGGATCGACGACGGCCACGACTTCGGCCAGCTCGTCGTCAACGGGGTCCCCGGCGAGCCGCCCGCCGTCGTCCCCACCCACTTCTGCGCCGACGGCACGACCCTGCTCGTCCACCTGGCCCGGCCCAACCCCGTCTGGCGCGCCCTGGAGCGCGACCCGCGCGTCGTGCTGAGCGTCGTGGGCGACTACGCCTTCGTCCCCGGCACCTGGCGGGCCCCGGCCGGCACCCCGCCCGAGGACGGCGTCCCCACCAGCTACTACTCCGCCGTGCAGTTCACCTGCCGGGCCGAGATCGTCGACGGCGCGGCGGACAAGGCCGAGCTCCTGCGGCGCCAGCTCGCCCACTTCCAGCCCGCCGGGGACCACGCGGACGTCCATCCCGGCCGGCCCCCGTACGGGCGGATGCTGCCCGGCATCCGCGGGCTGCGCCTCCACGTCTCCTCGGTGCTCGCGAAGTTCAAGTACGACGACCACAAACCCCTCCGGCACCGCGAGTCCGTGGCGGACCGGCTGAGCGCCCGGGACCAGGGCCTGGACGCCCCGGCCGCCCGCCGCCAGCGGCGCCGCCTCGACCGGGTCGGCGCGTGGGACCCCGAGGGGCGCTGA
- a CDS encoding EamA family transporter: MIALILALGSSLAYGCADFLGGLGARRAHVLRTVMIAAPASLAVELLLWPVLGARWSAAALGWGAASGVASAAAFALLYRTLAIGPMSVLSPVTALVSAVLPVGVGLVQGERLGVAGLIGVPLALVAVVLVSAGPGTRSARPGRTALLLACGAGAAIALQLVCLHQAPGDSGVAPLVVGRAVSSAVTLTAAGLLRGRLGPERPSLALSAGAGALDSLANLAFLFAARGGDLAVVAVVTALYPAGTVLLARTVLSERVHRGQLAGLGAAAAAVSLLALG; this comes from the coding sequence GTGATCGCGTTGATTCTGGCCCTGGGCAGCTCACTGGCCTACGGCTGCGCCGACTTCCTCGGCGGACTCGGGGCCCGGCGCGCCCACGTGCTGCGCACGGTCATGATCGCGGCACCCGCCAGCCTCGCCGTCGAACTGCTGCTGTGGCCCGTCCTCGGCGCCCGCTGGAGCGCGGCCGCCCTCGGCTGGGGCGCGGCCTCCGGTGTGGCCTCGGCCGCCGCCTTCGCCCTGCTCTACCGCACGCTGGCCATCGGCCCGATGAGCGTGCTGTCCCCGGTGACGGCCCTCGTCTCCGCCGTGCTGCCGGTCGGCGTCGGCCTCGTGCAGGGCGAGCGCCTGGGCGTCGCGGGACTCATCGGCGTACCCCTCGCCCTGGTCGCCGTCGTCCTGGTCAGCGCCGGCCCCGGCACCCGCTCCGCCCGCCCCGGCCGCACGGCACTGCTCCTCGCGTGCGGCGCGGGCGCCGCCATCGCCCTCCAGCTCGTCTGCCTCCACCAGGCGCCCGGTGACAGCGGAGTGGCACCGCTGGTCGTCGGCAGGGCCGTCTCCTCCGCCGTGACCCTGACCGCCGCCGGTCTCCTGCGCGGGCGGCTCGGCCCCGAACGGCCCTCGCTCGCCCTCTCGGCCGGGGCCGGCGCGCTGGACTCCCTGGCCAACCTCGCCTTCCTCTTCGCGGCCCGCGGCGGCGACCTGGCCGTGGTGGCCGTCGTCACCGCCCTCTACCCGGCCGGTACCGTCCTCCTCGCCCGTACCGTCCTGTCCGAACGCGTCCACCGGGGCCAGCTCGCCGGACTCGGCGCCGCCGCGGCCGCCGTCAGCCTGCTCGCCCTCGGCTGA
- a CDS encoding DUF899 family protein produces MTSTPSDPADALPGRPPVADLATWQAARDALLAREKAHTREGDALAAARRRLPMVEFDGTAEVIGDDGPVPFLDLFQGRDELVVYKHMWYDGAPHQGQCEGCTTTAWHMKDAVYLNARGVSFALLTTGRWDEVVPYVAFMGYTQPWYSVRGVEEPIGGEMGHIACFLRDGDRAFLTYSTTGRGNEPVNGSLGLLDMTPYGRGEAWEDNPEGRPVIGDVREGYPSVGRQACWYWRSDADGNATWGPTSRPVPQWTRPGATPVETLGRHEH; encoded by the coding sequence ATGACGAGCACGCCGAGTGACCCGGCCGACGCGCTGCCCGGCCGCCCGCCCGTCGCCGATCTGGCCACCTGGCAGGCCGCCCGTGACGCGCTCCTGGCCCGCGAGAAGGCCCACACCCGCGAGGGCGACGCCCTCGCTGCGGCCCGCCGCCGGCTGCCGATGGTGGAGTTCGACGGGACGGCCGAGGTCATCGGGGACGACGGCCCGGTCCCGTTCCTGGACCTGTTCCAGGGCCGTGACGAGCTCGTCGTCTACAAACACATGTGGTACGACGGCGCGCCGCACCAGGGACAGTGCGAGGGCTGCACCACCACGGCCTGGCACATGAAGGACGCCGTCTACCTCAACGCCCGCGGCGTCTCGTTCGCCCTCCTCACCACCGGCCGTTGGGACGAGGTGGTGCCCTACGTCGCGTTCATGGGTTACACCCAGCCCTGGTACTCGGTGCGGGGCGTGGAGGAGCCGATCGGCGGGGAAATGGGGCACATCGCCTGCTTCCTGCGCGACGGCGACCGCGCGTTCCTCACCTACTCCACGACCGGGCGTGGCAACGAACCGGTCAACGGGTCGCTCGGCCTGCTCGACATGACGCCCTACGGCCGTGGCGAGGCGTGGGAGGACAACCCCGAGGGACGGCCCGTGATCGGCGACGTCCGCGAGGGGTACCCGTCCGTGGGCCGCCAGGCCTGCTGGTACTGGCGCTCGGACGCGGACGGGAACGCCACCTGGGGCCCGACCAGCCGGCCCGTGCCGCAGTGGACCCGCCCCGGCGCGACCCCCGTGGAGACCCTCGGCCGGCACGAGCACTGA
- a CDS encoding aldehyde dehydrogenase family protein — MHHPAPERPAQAVARLRATFRTGRTKPTEWRTAQLRGLRAMLTERDAELTAALHADLGKSAYEAYRTEIDFTIREIDHTLDHLDAWLRPEPAPVPPHLGEATAWTQYDPLGVVLVIAPWNYPAQLLLAPMVGALASGNAVVAKPSELAPATSAALARLLPRYLDTDAVAVVEGGVPETTALLAERFDHIFYTGNGTVGRIVMAAAAEHLTPVTLELGGKSPVFVDRDADLATVAARLAAGKFLNAGQTCVAPDYVLTDPGTARALEPALVEAVEKLYGPTPATSDAYGRIVNERHFDRLTALLGSGRVVTGGGSDRATKYIAPTVLADVSPEAPVMREEIFGPILPIVTVPGLDEAIAFINDRDKPLALYAFTESATTRRRLAAETSSGGLGLGLPLAHLTVSDLPFGGVGESGMGNYHGRYSIETFSHRKAVLEKPLS; from the coding sequence GTGCACCACCCCGCCCCCGAGCGGCCCGCCCAGGCCGTCGCCCGCCTGCGCGCCACCTTCCGCACCGGCCGCACCAAGCCCACCGAGTGGCGCACGGCCCAGCTGCGCGGCCTGCGCGCGATGCTCACCGAGCGCGACGCGGAGCTCACCGCCGCCCTCCACGCGGACCTCGGCAAGAGCGCGTACGAGGCCTACCGCACCGAGATCGACTTCACGATCCGCGAGATCGACCACACCCTCGACCACCTCGACGCCTGGCTGCGCCCCGAGCCGGCCCCCGTCCCGCCGCACCTGGGCGAGGCCACGGCCTGGACGCAGTACGACCCGCTGGGCGTCGTGCTGGTCATCGCGCCCTGGAACTACCCCGCGCAGCTGCTGCTCGCCCCCATGGTGGGGGCGCTCGCCTCCGGCAACGCGGTCGTCGCCAAGCCCAGCGAGCTGGCGCCCGCCACCTCCGCCGCCCTCGCCCGCCTCCTGCCCCGGTACCTCGACACCGACGCGGTGGCCGTCGTCGAAGGCGGCGTCCCCGAGACCACGGCCCTGCTCGCGGAGCGCTTCGACCACATCTTCTACACCGGCAACGGCACCGTCGGCCGCATCGTCATGGCGGCCGCCGCCGAGCACCTCACCCCGGTCACCCTGGAGCTGGGCGGCAAGTCGCCGGTGTTCGTCGACCGTGACGCCGACCTGGCGACCGTCGCGGCGCGGCTCGCGGCCGGCAAGTTCCTCAACGCCGGCCAGACCTGCGTCGCGCCCGACTACGTCCTCACGGATCCCGGGACGGCCCGCGCGCTGGAACCCGCCCTGGTGGAGGCCGTCGAGAAGCTCTACGGGCCCACCCCGGCGACGTCCGACGCCTACGGGCGGATCGTCAACGAGCGCCACTTCGACCGGCTGACCGCCCTGCTCGGCTCCGGCCGCGTCGTGACCGGCGGCGGCAGCGACCGCGCCACGAAGTACATCGCCCCGACCGTCCTGGCCGATGTGTCCCCCGAGGCGCCGGTGATGCGGGAGGAGATCTTCGGACCCATCCTGCCGATCGTCACGGTCCCAGGCCTGGACGAGGCCATCGCCTTCATCAACGACCGCGACAAGCCGCTGGCGCTGTACGCCTTCACCGAATCCGCGACGACCCGCCGCCGCCTCGCCGCCGAGACCTCCTCCGGCGGCCTCGGTCTCGGCCTGCCGCTCGCTCACCTCACGGTCTCCGACCTGCCGTTCGGCGGTGTCGGTGAGAGTGGCATGGGTAACTACCACGGCCGCTACTCGATCGAGACGTTCAGCCACCGGAAGGCCGTTCTGGAGAAGCCGCTGTCCTGA
- a CDS encoding serine/threonine-protein kinase encodes MNVPGDMVDGRFELIARLGAGGMGTVWRARDTMLDREVALKAVRSDTAPSHDTRERVLREARALARLSHPHVVTIHHIVDTEPHPWIVMELVGGTSLQERLGTGPLSPAETARIGRQVLSALRAAHTAGIRHRDVKPANILLRADGTAVLTDFGIAALSGSTSLTATGELIGSPEYIAPERIRGQDDDPASDLWSLGLVLYVCGEGVSPLRRPTTLATLAAVLDDPVPPPVRSGPLAPVLQALLVRDPAARPDAARLDAMLAQAESGTAPQWARPTVTAPAPPAPAGPIPPVPTRRDGPRPAPASGNTRGRPRGRTAVVLALAAVLVIAATTALVLTLRGQGDDRVSAGASPSAAAPPAASAPPSPARQQNPTPRRTPDEEPATSAAPRPSVPAVTRDRWIAQLFSEPLGSGTAARDRRLAAVRRTVPEAIHLRSDDYASLRPGYWVIYAPGPFGDGRAALSFCDARGLTSANACIGRYLSLSADDFGLQCRPPASSPRGRCTRA; translated from the coding sequence ATGAACGTACCGGGGGACATGGTCGACGGCCGGTTCGAGCTGATCGCGCGGCTCGGCGCCGGCGGCATGGGAACGGTGTGGCGGGCCCGGGACACGATGCTGGACCGCGAGGTCGCCCTCAAGGCCGTCCGGTCCGACACGGCCCCCTCCCACGACACGCGCGAACGCGTACTGCGGGAAGCCCGGGCCCTCGCCCGCCTCAGCCACCCGCACGTTGTGACGATCCATCACATCGTGGACACGGAACCCCACCCGTGGATCGTGATGGAACTCGTCGGCGGCACCTCCCTCCAGGAGAGACTCGGCACCGGCCCCCTGTCCCCGGCGGAGACGGCGCGCATCGGCCGGCAAGTGCTCTCCGCGCTGCGGGCGGCGCACACCGCGGGCATCCGGCACCGGGACGTCAAACCCGCCAACATCCTGCTGCGCGCCGACGGCACCGCGGTCCTCACCGACTTCGGCATCGCGGCACTGAGCGGCTCCACGTCGCTCACCGCCACCGGCGAACTCATCGGCTCACCCGAGTACATCGCACCCGAGCGGATCCGCGGCCAGGACGACGACCCCGCGTCCGACCTCTGGTCCCTGGGCCTGGTGCTGTACGTGTGCGGCGAAGGCGTCAGCCCGCTGCGCCGGCCCACCACCCTGGCCACCCTGGCGGCGGTGCTCGACGACCCCGTGCCGCCGCCGGTGCGCTCCGGGCCGCTCGCCCCCGTCCTCCAGGCGCTGCTCGTCCGGGACCCGGCCGCCCGCCCCGACGCCGCACGGCTCGACGCGATGCTGGCGCAGGCGGAGTCGGGCACGGCGCCTCAGTGGGCGCGGCCGACGGTCACCGCGCCCGCGCCTCCGGCACCCGCCGGGCCCATACCGCCCGTGCCCACCCGGCGCGACGGCCCACGGCCGGCGCCGGCGTCCGGGAACACCCGGGGCCGGCCGCGCGGCCGGACGGCGGTCGTCCTCGCCCTGGCCGCGGTCCTGGTCATCGCCGCGACGACCGCGCTCGTACTCACCCTGCGCGGCCAGGGGGACGACCGGGTGTCCGCCGGCGCGAGCCCCTCCGCCGCCGCGCCACCGGCCGCCTCGGCGCCACCGTCCCCCGCCCGGCAGCAGAACCCCACGCCCCGGCGGACACCCGACGAGGAGCCCGCCACGTCCGCCGCGCCGCGGCCGTCCGTACCGGCCGTGACGCGGGACCGCTGGATCGCCCAGCTCTTCTCCGAGCCCCTCGGCTCCGGCACCGCCGCCCGCGACCGGCGGCTCGCCGCCGTCCGGCGGACCGTGCCCGAGGCGATCCACCTCCGCAGCGACGACTACGCCTCGCTGCGCCCCGGCTACTGGGTGATCTACGCCCCGGGCCCGTTCGGCGACGGCCGCGCGGCCCTGTCCTTCTGCGACGCGCGCGGTCTGACCTCGGCCAACGCGTGCATCGGCCGCTATCTGAGCCTGAGCGCGGACGACTTCGGGCTCCAGTGCCGCCCTCCGGCGTCCAGCCCGAGAGGCCGCTGCACCCGCGCCTGA